The Sphingobacteriales bacterium DNA segment CAACAGGTGCTACGCGGCTGTGGCAAACGTTTGCAATAGTAAAAAAAACCGCCTTGCACCATTTTATAAAAAAATATGATACAAATATTTGGAAAATTATACAATAAAACAGATATTTGCACCCTCAAAGCCCGTAGCAGAGGCTTTTTAATTAATTATATCTAACGATTAAAAACAAATAAAGAATATGTCGCGCATTTGTGATTTAACCGGCAAAAGACCAATTACGGGCAATAATGTTCCAAAATCCAACCAAAAAACTAAGCGTTGGTTTTATCCGAACCTGCAAAAGAAAAATTCTATGTGCCCGAAACCGATGAGTGGATTGTATTGAAAGTATCCACTTCGGCTATTCGCAACATCAACAAAAGGAATCTATCAGTATTTGATGGAGTTGCAACAAAAAAACAATCAATAAGATTTTTTTATTTCTAATTCAGAGATTCATCGGAAATATATTATGGCAAAAAAATCAAAAGGCAATCGCGTACAGGTAATTTTGGAATGTACCGAGCAAAAGCATCAGGAGTGGCGGGTATGTCGCGCTATATCACTACCAAAAAACCGCAAAAATACACCCGAACGTATTGAATTAAAAAATACAATCCGTATTTGCGCAAAGTGACCACTCACAAAGAAATTAAATAAAAACAACGCCTCTCTGAACCCAAATACAGGGACTGCTTGTTAATATTATGTTTCTTTTTTTTTAAAAAAATTTCAAATAATACTCAACAATGGGAAAAGTATCCAAAAACGCCCGTACCGACCGTGGTAAGGTATCTGGCGGTAAAGACTTTGTAAAAGTGGTTGTAAGCGAAAAAAACCCTGAAACCGGAGCTTACACCTATAAAGAAAAAATGATACATAAAGATAAAGTAGAAGAATTTTTTAGCTACTTATAAGTAGTATTGTTTTTTTTGACTTTTTTGTTCAATATGGTTTTTTATATCATTTAAGCTCATTTTTTGAAGATGGGCTTTTTTTCGTTTATCTTTTTATAGAAAATAAAAAACTTACCGCTCTCATTCAGCGTTTTTATCTTTAAATTAAACTTTTTTTATACAGTAACGAATTATGGGATTTTTTGATAAATTTTTTACCGGCGAAAAAAAACAAGACTTAGATGAAGGCTTAAAAAAATCGAACCAAAGCATTTTTGAAAAAATCTCGAAAGCCGTTGCCGGCAAATCGAAAGTTGATGAAGAAGTGCTCGACGAAATAGAAATGGCTCTCATCAGCAGTGATGTTGATTTGAATACCACCATCAAAATCATCGACCGCCTCGAAGCACGCGCCGCACGCGACAAGTATGTTACTTCCAAGTGATATTTATGATATGCTCAAAGAAGTTATCATTGAATTGCTCGAAGAAAACAACTCACCCGATGTAGAGGATTTTGATGTACCCTCCTCCATTCAAAAACCTTTTATTGTTTTAGTAGTGGGCGTAAACGGTGTGGGCAAACCACCACCATCGGAAGCTAACATATCAGTACAAACAACGCGGACATAAAGTGCTGCTCGGTGCTGGAGATACTTTTCGGGCGGCGGCAGTATCCCAACTCAAAATATGGGCAGACCGCGTGGGCGTGCCTATCGTTGCCAAAGAAATGGGCAGCGACCTTGCCTCCACCGCATCCGAAACCACCCAAGAAGCCATCAATATGCACAGCGAAATAGTACTGATTGATACAGCAGGACGCTTGCACAACAAAATCGGCTTGATGGACGAACTGTCTAAAATCAAACGTGTTATACAAAAAGTGAAGCCCGACGCGCCCTCAGGAAGTATTGCTCGTATTGGACGGCTCTACGGACAAAATGCCTTTGAACAAGCCAAACAATTTATGGAGGCGACAGACGTAACAGCACTCTGCATCACCAAACTCGACGGCACAGCCAAAGGCGGTGTGGTGTTGGGGATTGCCGACCAATTCAAAATACCCATCAAATATATCGGTGTGGGCGAAAAAATGGAACACTTACAGGTTTTCAACAAACGTGCGTATGTAGAGAGCTTATTCAGAAAATAAAAAAATATTTGCACCTGTTTTAAACAACTCAAATAATATAGCTCTTAAAAGAAGTACACTCAATAATCAGTTTTGATGGCGCCATCAAACGGAATATTGAGTTGATACATGATATTTTCGTCATCTGTACCTTCTAATACATCTACCCCATAGCGTACTTTTTTGGGGTTATCATATATCAAAGTACCCAATATCCTATCCCAAAAAGAAAAGATATTCCCAAAATTGCTGTCAGTCCAGGGGCGTTCAGAAATGATGATGAAATTTGTGCATATTCGGTGTTATAAACACCCAACTCAAGGTTTTGTCTATGAGAGCAGGCAATACAATATTGGCGTGGGTGAAGTAAGTAAAAAAAACGGTGGCTATCCGATAAAACACATAAAAACTCGCCGGAATACCAAATAACAACACTGTCACCAACGAAAAAATTTCGCGTATAAAATAGTCGCCCGGGTGGTGGCGCGTTCCGGTAGTGGCATCTACCTTTGTATCGCTATGATGCACCAAATGTAATTTCCATCCATTTGATGCGGTGCAATAAATAATGTGCCAGCCATTGGGCAATAAAATCCAACAACAATATAGACAATACTAATTTCGCCCACAACGGCAAAGTTATTTGGTACAAAAGCCCCCATTGCTGCTGCTGGGCTGCAACCAAAATACCCGCCGTTGCCGCACCAAAACCCACATTAATAACGATGGTGCTCAACAAAAATACCAAGTTGATGCCATCGTGTCTCCATTTGTTGTATGATAACGAAAAAAGCGGCACGGCACCTTCTGCCACCCAGCATATTGCCAAACAAATAAAAATCCAAAGCAACTTGTAATAAGTAGGCATTGTAGCAAAAAAATCTATGAACTGTTCCATTTTCAGCAACACATTTTGAACAAATATAGATTTTTTTTCTTAAAAAATTTCTTTTATATAAGCAAACGTATTACAAAATATTAATCACAATATTTTTTTTTGATTATTGAAACTTTTTGAAATATTGTTGTGTTTAATACATCAGATTTGGGGCTGACTGGACTTGACAGGATAGATTTTGGTATGTAAGCACGTCGAGCGTTGTGCCTTAGCTCGTTAAAATCAAGTCGCCAACGTTTTTTTTAGATGGCAACTCTTATGCCCTGGCTGCCTAATTCAAGGAATTAGTCACCATAGTTCGTGGGCGGTCTGCTTGTCCGCTGCCTAATCGAACTTTCGACCCCGACAAGCTGGTTGCGGTAAATGCTTCGCTACTGTAATAAGATTTTAGAAGATAAGCGCAGTGCATAGGCAAGCTTTTGCGCCTGCCCTGCGCCGACACAACAAGCAAAAGCTAAACGTGTAGAAAGCGTATGGGAACTTTCGCTGGACGTGGGTTCAAATCCCACCAGCTCCACTCCAAACCGCCAAGCGGCTTCACAGCAAATCAGTTGTGAAGCCGTTTTTTTTGATAGTTGCCGCCATCAAAAAATGACAAAAAATATTTTTTTTAAAGATGGGTGTTTTTATAAAAAATGTATTTACCTTTGCACTCGGAGAGGTGGCAGAGTGGCCGAATGCGGCGGTCTTGAAAACCGTTGAGGGTCAAACCTCCGGGGTTCAATCCCTCTCTCTCCGCTTTTTTATAACACATTGATTATCAATGTTGTTTTTTAGATTTTAGAACCTCTGAAAGTAACAACAACCTCACTAAAATCCGAATTTGGCAAACCTCCTCTAATAGGCACTCCTTCGCCAGAATTCGTGGCAAAAAGCTACAGTTTTACATGAATGGACTTATTATTGCTTCAACAAATAAAGCAGATTTAAAACTGTTTACTGATTTAGCTAATCGCATTGGTGTTTCTTTTAAAACACTTTCTAATGAAGATTTATTAGATATTGGTTTGCTTAAAGCAATGGAAGAAGGAAAAAAAACGAAATTTGTTTCAAAGGAAAGAATTATGAAAAAATTAAACAAAAATGAAAACAAAATTTCGTGAGAAATTTGAAAAAGATATAGAAGATATTACAAACCAAGATGTATTAGATGCTATTGTAAAAGTGATAGCGAATGTTGAAGATGCTAAAAACCCTCAAGGCATCAACAATATCAAAAAAATGAAAGGAGATAAAAATGCTTTTAGTATTAGAATAGGAAAATATAGAATTGGTATCTATCTTATAAAAGAAACTGTTGAGTTTACAAGAGTTTTGCCAAGAAATAAAATTTATAAATATTTTCCTGAATAATTCGCATTTTTTTTATAAAACAGCAACAATATGAATAAATTTTCTTTATTGTTATTACTTTATTGTTTATAATTATAGATAATAAAATCCAAAGTTTTCCCCTTCATTTTTTACTCTTATTTCCTCTCTATCGGATAACCTAATTTCTTTTTTGCGAAAATATAAATCCTAATTCGCACAAACACTTTATATAACCTCTATATACAAGCGAGTCTATACTTTTTTTATACTGATATTCTTATATCCCCTCATTATTAAGCAATAAAAAATTAGTGCTTTTTTATAATATTCTTTTAGATACAACGTATATCTTATAAGACTTTTTTTATTTTCTTCGTAAAAAGTAATAGCCCATGAAAACCCTTGTAAAGTTTTTGTTATTATTATTTATTACTATTTCAAATTATTACTGTGTAACCGCACAAAAAACCACTAAAAATAACAACAGTGTAGGTGTTCTTTTGAGCAATGAAGAAGTACCGCTTTCTGTTCAGCGGGCTTTTGCAAATGACTTTGGTGTGCAGGCAGCAGCAGCCATAGAATCGTGGGAAATAGTAATGCCACACACCAAAACAATGATGAGTTTGCGGCACAATAATGCTCCTCTTTCGCCGAAAGCGCAGCGCATATTGGCAAAAAGAGCCAAAAAAGATGCCAAACTAAATACGAAAAAACAGCCCACCAAAGAGCTACCGATAGCAAAGAACGAGAGAAATTGTTCCGAAAAATGCAGAAATTAGCCGAAAAACAGGCGTGGAGTGTGAAGCCCATTAAGTTTCCTAAAGAATCCGGTCGTTCCAAAAGAGGCAGTTCGCGGGGCGGTAGCACCTCAAAAACGGCAATAGAATACTCCACCACTGATGCTGATGCGCTTTTTCCTGACCAACAGCAATTGATTTTTAAAGACAGAGACAACAAATTGCCGCAATATGTAGGCTATGCCAATGACGGTGCACATTTCTACATATACGACCTGCATGGCAACTTGGTGTATAGCGAAGAAACCCTGAGTGATTGGGCGCAAATTCCAGAAGCGGCATCACTGCATTTCAGAGAACGCTTTCCGACTGCATACACCGAAGCAACCCTTTTTAAAATCAGCTACGGCGCAAAAGATGCAGCAAAAACACAGGTATTCAGATTAAAAGCAAAAGGAAAAAACTACTATTACGCTGCTGATGGAACCCCCATCAATATAAAGAAACTGCCGATAA contains these protein-coding regions:
- a CDS encoding DUF4295 family protein, with the protein product MGKVSKNARTDRGKVSGGKDFVKVVVSEKNPETGAYTYKEKMIHKDKVEEFFSYL
- a CDS encoding type II toxin-antitoxin system RelE/ParE family toxin, producing the protein MKTKFREKFEKDIEDITNQDVLDAIVKVIANVEDAKNPQGINNIKKMKGDKNAFSIRIGKYRIGIYLIKETVEFTRVLPRNKIYKYFPE